From a region of the Pongo pygmaeus isolate AG05252 chromosome 5, NHGRI_mPonPyg2-v2.0_pri, whole genome shotgun sequence genome:
- the SIRT5 gene encoding NAD-dependent protein deacylase sirtuin-5, mitochondrial isoform X6 gives MGSKEPNAGHRAIAECETRLGKQGRRVVVITQNIDELHRKAGTKNLLEIHGSLFKTRCTSCGVVAENYKSPICPALSGKGAPEPGTQDASIPIEKLPRCEEAGCGGLLRPHVVWFGENLDPAILEEVDRELAHCDLCLVVGTSSVVYPAAMFAPQVAARGVPVAEFNTETTPATNRFRFHFQGPCGTTLPEALARHENETVS, from the exons ATGGGGAGCAAGGAGCCCAACGCCGGGCACCGCGCCATAGCTGAGTGTGAGACCCGGCTGGGCAAGCAGGGCCGGCGAGTCGTGGTCATCACCCAGAACATCGATGAGCTGCACCGCAAGGCTGGCACCAAGAACCTTCTGGAGATCCATG GTAGCTTATTTAAAACTCGATGTACCTCTTGTGGAGTTGTGGCTGAGAATTACAAGAGTCCAATTTGTCCAGCTTTATCAGGAAAAGG TGCTCCAGAACCTGGAACTCAGGATGCCAGCATCCCAATTGAGAAACTTCCCCG GTGTGAAGAGGCAGGCTGCGGGGGCTTGCTGCGACCTCACGTCGTGTGGTTTGGAGAAAACTTGGATCCTGCCATTCTGGAGGAGGTTGACAGAGAGCTCGCCCACTGTGATTTATGTCTAGTG GTGGGCACTTCCTCTGTGGTGTACCCAGCAGCCATGTTTGCCCCCCAGGTGGCTGCCAGGGGCGTGCCAGTGGCTGAATTTAACACGGAGACCACCCCAGCTACGAACAGATTCAG GTTTCATTTCCAGGGACCCTGTGGAACGACTCTTCCTGAGGCCCTCGCCCGTCATGAAAATGAAACTGTTTCTTAA
- the NOL7 gene encoding nucleolar protein 7 produces the protein MVQLRPRASRAPASAEAMVDEGQPASEEEEAEHGLLLGQPSSGAAAEPLEEDEEGDDEFDDEAPEELTFASAQAEAREEERRVRETVRRDKTLLKEKRKRREELFIEQKKRKLLPDTILEKLTTASQTNIKKSPGKAKEVNLQKKNEDCEKGNDSKKVKVQKVQSVSQNKSYLAVRLKDQDLRDSRQQAAQAFIHNSLYGPGTNRTTVNKFLSLANKRLPVKRAAVQFLNNAWGIQKKQNAKRFKRRWMVRKMKTKK, from the exons ATGGTGCAGCTCCGACCGCGCGCGTCTCGCGCCCCGGCGTCGGCGGAGGCGATGGTGGACGAGGGCCAGCCGGCctcggaggaggaggaggcggagcaCGGGCTGTTGCTCGGGCAGCCCAGCAGCGGCGCGGCCGCCGAGCCGCTGGAGGAAGACGAGGAAGGGGACGATGAGTTTGACGATGAGGCCCCGGAGGAGCTGACTTTCGCCAGCGCCCAGGCGGAAGCGAGAGAAGAGGAGCGGCGAGTGCGGGAGACCGTGCGCAG GGATAAAACGCTcctgaaggagaagaggaagcgACGCGAGGAGCTGTTCATCGAACAGAAG aaaagaaaactccttCCAGACACTATTTTAGAGAAGTTAACCACAGCTTCACAGACTAA catCAAGAAATCGCCAGGAAAGGCGAAAGAAG ttaatttgcaaaagaaaaatgaagactgtgaaaaaggaaatgactCCAAGAAAGTTAAAGTACAAAAAGTACAGTCTGTCAG CCAGAATAAAAGCTATTTGGCTGTAAGGCTAAAAGACCAAGATCTGAGAGACTCAAGGCAACAAGCAGCACAAGCCTTCATACATAATTCATTATATGGGCCAGGAACCAACAGGACTACTG TAAATAAGTTCCTGTCTCTTGCCAACAAGAGGTTACCAGTGAAAAgagctgctgtccagtttttgaATAATGCTTGGG GAatccagaaaaaacaaaatgccaaGAGGTTTAAAAGACGGTGGATGGTCAGAAAGATGAAAACTAAGAAGTAA